From Zonotrichia albicollis isolate bZonAlb1 unplaced genomic scaffold, bZonAlb1.hap1 Scaffold_257, whole genome shotgun sequence, the proteins below share one genomic window:
- the LOC141727877 gene encoding uncharacterized protein LOC141727877 — MKAPRTHTTGEKPHKGLECGKSFRQSSTLIRHERIHTGERSYECGECGKGFSRRSALITHQRIHTGERPYQCPTCGKRFQTSSNLLLHERIHREERPFPCPDCGKGFKQKSHLITHRCIHTGERPYQCPTCGKRFQSSSNLHLHEQIHTEERPFRCPDCGKGFKHNSTLITHRRIHTGEWPYECGECGKGFSCSSALVTHQRIHTGERPYQCPTCGKRFQTSSNLLLHERIHREERPFPCPDCGKGFKQKSHLITHRCIHTGERPFECSQCGKSFTCSSALSRHQWKHR; from the coding sequence gagaagccccacaagggcttggagtgtgggaagagcttcagacagagcagcaccctgatccgccacgaacgcatccacactggggagaggtcctatgagtgtggggaatgtgggaagggcttcagccgCAGATCCgccctcatcacccaccaacgcatccacactggggagaggccctaccagTGTCCCacatgtgggaagaggtttcagaccagctccaatctcctcctgcatgagcggattcacagagaggagaggcccttcccctgtcctgactgtgggaagggcttcaagcaaaagtcccacctcatcacccaccggtgcatccacactggggagaggccctaccagTGCCCCACATGTGGGAAGAgatttcagagcagctccaatctccATCTACATgagcagattcacacagaggagaggcccttccgctgccctgactgtgggaagggtttcaagcacaactccaccctcattacccaccggcgcatccacactggggaatggccctacgagtgtggggaatgtgggaagggcttcagctgcagctccgccCTTGttacccaccaacgcatccacactggggagaggccctaccagTGTCCCacatgtgggaagaggtttcagaccagctccaatctcctcctgcatgagcggattcacagagaggagaggcccttcccctgccctgactgtgggaagggcttcaagcaaaagtcccacctcatcacccaccggtgcatccacactggggagaggcccttcgagtgttcccagtgtgggaagagcttcacctgcagctctgccttgagcAGACATCAATGGAAGCACCGGTAA